In Flammeovirgaceae bacterium 311, one DNA window encodes the following:
- a CDS encoding hypothetical protein (COG2912 Uncharacterized conserved protein): MTDSELKALVSLLDDEDQEVLRHVEERIMALGDNAIPYLEKYWEENFNPVVQRRLEDMIHTLQYELLKKRLVAYKDNGAQDLLEGMWLVATYQYPEISLQKMRQDLEQIYYDAWLEMKPDLHPFDQIKLLNSVLFGKLRFSANTRNFHSPNNSFFNCLLETKKGNPIGLCVLYMLVAQKLDMPVWGVNLPNLFICTYKVNDVQFYINAFNRGLIFTKQDIQNYISHLHLVPQDKYFEPCDNLTIIKRVMRNLAGSYEKGGDHEKVEEIRMLLYEISDPGDPKF; encoded by the coding sequence ATGACCGATAGTGAGCTAAAAGCCCTTGTATCGCTGCTGGACGATGAGGACCAGGAGGTACTAAGGCATGTGGAAGAGCGTATAATGGCCCTGGGTGATAATGCAATACCATATTTAGAAAAATATTGGGAAGAAAATTTTAATCCGGTGGTACAACGGCGCCTGGAGGATATGATCCATACGCTGCAGTACGAGCTGCTGAAGAAGCGGCTGGTTGCTTATAAAGATAACGGCGCCCAGGACCTGCTGGAAGGTATGTGGCTGGTAGCAACTTACCAGTACCCCGAGATAAGCCTGCAGAAAATGCGCCAGGACCTGGAGCAGATCTACTACGATGCCTGGCTGGAAATGAAGCCCGACCTGCACCCTTTTGACCAGATTAAACTGCTCAACAGCGTGCTGTTTGGCAAGCTGCGCTTTTCGGCCAATACCCGTAATTTTCACTCGCCTAACAACTCCTTCTTTAACTGCCTGCTGGAGACCAAGAAGGGAAACCCCATTGGCCTGTGCGTCTTATACATGCTGGTAGCCCAAAAGCTGGATATGCCGGTTTGGGGCGTAAATCTGCCCAACCTGTTTATCTGCACCTATAAAGTTAATGATGTGCAGTTTTACATCAATGCTTTTAACCGCGGGCTGATCTTTACCAAGCAGGACATCCAGAACTACATCAGCCACCTGCACCTGGTACCGCAGGACAAGTACTTTGAGCCCTGCGATAACCTCACCATCATTAAGCGGGTAATGCGCAACCTGGCCGGCTCTTACGAGAAAGGCGGCGACCACGAAAAGGTAGAGGAAATACGCATGCTGCTGTACGAAATTTCAGATCCCGGAGATCCTAAATTCTAG
- a CDS encoding acetyl-CoA carboxylase, carboxyl transferase subunit alpha (COG4799 Acetyl-CoA carboxylase, carboxyltransferase component (subunits alpha and beta)) — translation MNKERHPQQVPLFYYIWCIPNKYFFMHTSLAFNKNEDLLKQKLYQLKTRLSKVEKGGGDKKIAAQHKKGKLTARERIAYLTDDGSPFLEVGALAGEGMYQDVGGCPGGGVVVGIGYVSKRQCVIVANDATVKAGAWFPITAKKNMRAQEIAMENRLPIIYLVDSAGVFLPMQDEIFPDKEHFGRQFRNNARMSSMGIVQIAAIMGSCVAGGAYLPIMSDEALIVDGTGSIFLAGSYLVKAAIGEDVDNETLGGATTHSEISGVTDNKYPNDEAALDAIRRMMDKIGHFDAAGFDRITPAPPTKKPEEIYGIFPDDRSKPYDMREIIHRLADNSEFDEYKEHYGQTILCGHARIDGWAVGIVANQRQIVKAKKSGGQSTEIQMGGVIYSDSADKAARFIMNCNQRKIPLVFLQDVSGFMVGSRAEHGGIIKDGAKMVNAMANSVVPKFTFVLGNSYGAGNYAMCGKAYDPRLIYSWPTAQMAVMSGASAAKTLLQIRVATLKGQGKEISKEEEQQILKEIEASYNEQLSPYYAAARLWVDGIIDPLETRKVISMGIEAANHAPITERYNVGVIQT, via the coding sequence GTGAATAAGGAGCGGCACCCCCAACAGGTGCCGCTTTTTTATTATATTTGGTGCATCCCAAATAAATATTTTTTCATGCATACCAGTCTTGCCTTCAATAAAAACGAAGACCTCCTCAAGCAAAAGCTCTATCAGCTCAAAACCAGACTTAGTAAAGTAGAAAAAGGCGGCGGCGATAAAAAAATAGCCGCCCAGCACAAAAAAGGAAAACTTACCGCCCGCGAGCGCATTGCCTACCTTACCGACGACGGCTCCCCTTTTCTGGAAGTGGGCGCCCTTGCCGGAGAAGGCATGTACCAGGACGTTGGCGGCTGCCCCGGTGGCGGTGTGGTTGTAGGCATTGGTTATGTAAGCAAGCGCCAGTGCGTTATAGTTGCCAACGATGCTACCGTAAAAGCAGGCGCCTGGTTTCCTATTACAGCAAAAAAGAACATGCGGGCCCAGGAAATTGCCATGGAAAACCGCCTGCCTATCATTTACCTGGTAGACAGCGCCGGGGTATTTCTGCCCATGCAGGATGAGATTTTTCCGGATAAAGAACACTTTGGACGCCAGTTTCGCAACAACGCCCGCATGAGCAGCATGGGCATTGTGCAGATAGCAGCCATCATGGGCTCCTGTGTGGCCGGTGGTGCCTACCTGCCCATTATGAGCGATGAGGCCCTCATTGTAGATGGCACAGGCTCCATCTTTCTGGCCGGCTCCTACCTGGTAAAAGCTGCCATTGGCGAAGATGTAGACAACGAAACGCTGGGCGGCGCCACCACCCATTCCGAGATAAGCGGCGTTACCGATAATAAGTACCCGAACGACGAGGCAGCCCTGGATGCCATTCGCCGCATGATGGACAAGATTGGCCATTTTGATGCCGCCGGCTTTGACCGCATTACCCCTGCCCCACCCACTAAGAAGCCCGAAGAGATCTATGGCATTTTTCCGGACGACCGCTCCAAGCCTTACGATATGCGTGAGATCATTCACCGCCTGGCAGATAATTCTGAATTTGACGAATACAAAGAGCATTATGGCCAGACTATTTTATGCGGCCATGCCCGCATCGATGGCTGGGCAGTGGGCATTGTAGCCAACCAGCGCCAGATTGTAAAGGCTAAAAAGAGCGGCGGCCAGTCTACCGAGATCCAGATGGGTGGGGTAATCTATTCCGACTCTGCCGATAAAGCCGCCCGCTTTATCATGAACTGCAACCAGCGCAAAATACCGCTGGTGTTTCTGCAGGATGTAAGCGGTTTTATGGTAGGCAGCCGTGCAGAGCACGGGGGTATCATTAAAGACGGTGCCAAAATGGTAAACGCCATGGCCAACTCTGTGGTGCCCAAGTTTACCTTTGTACTGGGCAACAGCTATGGTGCCGGCAACTATGCCATGTGCGGCAAAGCCTACGACCCACGCCTTATTTATTCCTGGCCAACTGCCCAGATGGCGGTAATGAGTGGTGCCTCTGCCGCCAAAACCCTGCTGCAAATACGGGTTGCCACTTTAAAAGGGCAGGGCAAGGAAATCAGCAAGGAAGAAGAGCAACAGATCCTGAAAGAAATAGAGGCCAGCTACAACGAACAGCTAAGCCCTTATTATGCAGCGGCACGCTTGTGGGTAGATGGTATCATTGATCCGCTGGAAACCCGAAAAGTTATCAGCATGGGCATAGAAGCGGCGAACCATGCACCCATCACTGAGCGTTACAACGTTGGGGTGATACAAACCTAA
- a CDS encoding integral membrane sensor signal transduction histidine kinase (COG0642 Signal transduction histidine kinase) has product MAIFSKNSSFSMLQALCMGLLLLLCCQPAAASEETPVYLGHIRYLPDSLNEQTLERVQQLAEQGWQTSYNPAAGGSLWVSFTIKNRADAPTAVLLSVGDIALMELYMQREEGLELQRSGLFMSIAQRSYAHHRPLFSISLAAGEEVQALLKLDTQNRQHLPGQFKPLLKTAAAQKVDDDRRLLLQGLFFGIILVMAFYNLLLYIGVRDISYLWYVLSILGIGVYFFFYYGFSLQTIWRHQPLWNAYSFALIVPLTNMMRIMFTKTYLHTRDLLPWLDRFLNFLFVLCFVPIIIGGMAWWWGFAWYELTIDVTGVLGTVVLVCMLIAGVYAYLQGYTPALFFIVANLLFVLGANMFIIKEMRLIEDSLFSRYVVQLGVIAQVVLFSLGLAYRLKKARQQEAEHRLTLERIEREKEVERKQEAEEQKARLEEKVRERTAALHEKTLELQATIHKLQESQEGLRQLNKIKDKLFSVISHDLRGPVATLDSFISLITNHAARISAAEMEKLSDKTRESVHSLSFLLDNLLNWSRTQMGTLPYNPQPVVLTDTILRNVELYQLMAENKKVSLVMDVPKASLALADRGMLDFIIRNLLSNAIKFTPRFGTIKLIVQEQKGSIWVRVTDTGIGIAPEKLPFVLDTESNYSTPGTAREKGTGLGLMLCQEFLAFHGSQLQVHSEVSIGSEFFFSLPGAVAEVQQKHATAGPAW; this is encoded by the coding sequence TGCTATGCTGCCAGCCTGCTGCTGCTTCAGAAGAAACGCCAGTTTACCTGGGCCATATTCGTTACCTGCCCGATTCCCTGAATGAGCAGACGCTGGAGCGGGTACAGCAATTAGCGGAACAGGGCTGGCAAACCAGCTATAATCCTGCCGCCGGTGGTAGCCTCTGGGTAAGCTTTACTATAAAAAACAGGGCAGATGCACCTACAGCAGTCCTGCTGTCTGTAGGAGACATCGCGCTGATGGAGCTATACATGCAGCGGGAGGAGGGGCTGGAGTTGCAGCGTAGCGGCCTTTTTATGTCGATAGCGCAGCGCAGCTACGCCCACCACAGGCCGCTTTTCTCCATTTCTCTTGCTGCAGGCGAAGAGGTGCAGGCGCTGCTGAAGCTGGATACCCAAAACAGGCAGCACTTACCCGGGCAATTCAAACCACTGCTCAAGACTGCAGCCGCCCAAAAGGTTGATGATGATCGCCGCCTGCTGCTGCAGGGCTTATTTTTTGGCATTATCCTGGTAATGGCATTTTACAACCTGCTGCTCTACATTGGGGTGCGCGATATTAGCTACCTCTGGTATGTATTGTCTATTCTGGGCATCGGTGTTTACTTCTTCTTCTACTATGGCTTTAGCCTGCAAACCATCTGGCGGCACCAGCCCCTCTGGAATGCCTACAGCTTTGCCCTGATTGTGCCCCTTACGAACATGATGCGCATCATGTTTACCAAAACCTACCTGCATACCCGCGACCTGCTGCCCTGGCTAGACCGCTTCCTGAACTTTCTGTTTGTGCTGTGCTTTGTTCCCATCATCATTGGAGGAATGGCCTGGTGGTGGGGATTTGCCTGGTATGAGCTAACCATTGATGTAACCGGTGTGCTGGGTACTGTGGTACTGGTTTGTATGCTGATAGCGGGGGTATATGCCTATCTGCAGGGCTATACGCCGGCGTTATTTTTTATTGTGGCAAACCTGCTGTTTGTGCTGGGGGCCAATATGTTTATCATCAAGGAAATGAGGCTGATCGAGGACAGCCTTTTTTCTCGCTATGTGGTGCAGCTGGGGGTAATTGCGCAGGTAGTGCTGTTTTCACTTGGTTTGGCCTATCGCCTTAAAAAAGCCCGGCAGCAGGAGGCTGAGCACCGGCTTACCCTGGAGCGTATTGAGCGCGAAAAAGAAGTGGAACGTAAGCAGGAAGCCGAAGAGCAAAAGGCCAGGCTGGAGGAAAAGGTACGGGAGCGTACGGCAGCCCTTCACGAGAAAACGCTTGAGCTGCAGGCAACGATCCATAAGCTGCAGGAGTCGCAGGAGGGCCTGCGGCAGCTAAACAAAATCAAGGACAAGCTTTTTTCAGTGATATCGCACGATTTGCGGGGACCGGTGGCAACACTCGATTCCTTTATCAGCCTGATTACGAACCATGCGGCACGCATTTCGGCAGCAGAAATGGAAAAGCTTTCAGACAAAACCAGGGAATCGGTGCATAGCCTGTCTTTTCTGCTGGATAACCTGCTCAACTGGTCACGTACCCAAATGGGAACACTGCCTTATAATCCCCAGCCGGTTGTGCTTACCGATACCATTCTGAGGAATGTAGAGCTGTATCAGCTCATGGCCGAGAATAAAAAGGTAAGCCTGGTGATGGACGTGCCTAAAGCTTCGCTTGCACTGGCCGACAGGGGCATGCTGGATTTTATTATCCGCAACCTGCTAAGCAATGCCATTAAATTTACCCCTCGCTTTGGTACCATTAAGCTTATTGTGCAGGAGCAGAAGGGGAGCATCTGGGTACGGGTTACCGATACGGGGATAGGAATTGCGCCGGAAAAATTACCCTTTGTACTGGATACAGAAAGTAACTACAGTACCCCCGGAACTGCCCGTGAAAAAGGAACCGGCCTGGGGCTGATGCTCTGCCAGGAGTTTCTGGCCTTCCACGGCAGCCAGCTGCAGGTGCACAGCGAGGTGAGTATAGGTTCAGAATTTTTCTTTTCTCTTCCCGGGGCAGTGGCTGAAGTCCAACAAAAGCATGCTACAGCAGGCCCGGCCTGGTGA